The following are encoded in a window of Variovorax paradoxus genomic DNA:
- the boxC gene encoding 2,3-epoxybenzoyl-CoA dihydrolase, producing the protein MTDTTLQAPQRVDYRIEPAQYRHWSLSFDGAIARLTLDIAEDGGIRPGYKLKLNSYDLGVDIELNDALNRIRFEHPEVRSVIVTSGKDRIFCSGANIFMLGVSSHAWKVNFCKFTNETRNGMEDTSKHSGLKFLAAVNGACAGGGYELALACDEILLVDDRSSSVSLPEVPLLGVLPGTGGLTRVTDKRHVRHDLADIFCTSVEGVRGQRAVDWRLVDAVAKPAQFPAAVQERATQLAAGSDRPAGAKGVALTRVERTDSADGIAYANVNVQIDRSKRTATITVKAPTGAQPAYIAGIEAAGAAWWPLAVCRELDDAILNLRTNELDVGTWLLKTEGDAAAVLASDAVMFANKDHWLVRETIGGLRRTLARLDVSSRSLFALVEAGSCFAGTLAELAFAADRSYMLALPDDAARAPKLTLNEFNFGFFPMVNDQSRLQRRFYEETAPLEAARAAAGQALDADEAVKLGLVTAAPDDIDWDDEIRIAIEERAAMSPDALTGLEANLRFASKENMATRIFGRLTAWQNWIFNRPNAVGEKGALKVYGTGQKAGFDLNRV; encoded by the coding sequence ATGACCGACACCACGCTCCAGGCGCCCCAGCGCGTCGACTACCGCATCGAACCTGCCCAGTACCGCCACTGGTCGCTGAGCTTCGACGGCGCCATTGCGCGCCTCACGCTCGACATCGCGGAAGACGGCGGCATTCGCCCCGGCTACAAGCTCAAGCTCAACAGCTATGACCTGGGCGTGGACATCGAGCTGAACGACGCGCTCAACCGCATCCGCTTCGAGCACCCCGAAGTGCGCAGCGTGATCGTCACCAGCGGCAAGGACCGCATCTTCTGCTCGGGCGCCAACATCTTCATGCTGGGCGTGTCGAGCCACGCCTGGAAGGTGAACTTCTGCAAGTTCACCAACGAGACGCGCAACGGCATGGAAGACACCTCCAAGCACTCGGGCCTGAAGTTCCTCGCGGCCGTGAACGGCGCCTGCGCCGGCGGCGGCTACGAGCTGGCGCTGGCCTGCGACGAAATCTTGCTGGTGGACGACCGCTCCTCGTCGGTCTCGCTGCCCGAAGTGCCGCTGCTCGGCGTGCTGCCCGGCACCGGCGGCCTGACCCGCGTGACCGACAAGCGCCATGTGCGCCACGACCTCGCCGACATCTTCTGCACCAGCGTCGAAGGCGTGCGCGGCCAGCGCGCGGTCGACTGGCGCCTGGTCGATGCCGTGGCCAAGCCCGCGCAGTTTCCCGCCGCCGTGCAGGAACGCGCCACGCAGCTCGCCGCCGGCAGCGACCGTCCGGCCGGCGCCAAGGGCGTGGCCCTGACCCGCGTCGAGCGCACCGACAGCGCCGACGGCATCGCGTATGCCAACGTCAACGTGCAGATCGACCGCAGCAAGCGCACCGCGACGATCACCGTGAAGGCGCCCACCGGTGCGCAGCCGGCCTACATCGCCGGCATCGAAGCCGCAGGCGCCGCGTGGTGGCCGCTGGCCGTGTGCCGCGAGCTCGACGACGCCATCCTCAACCTGCGCACCAACGAACTCGACGTCGGCACCTGGCTGCTCAAGACCGAAGGCGACGCCGCCGCCGTGCTCGCATCGGACGCCGTGATGTTCGCCAACAAAGACCACTGGCTGGTGCGCGAAACCATCGGCGGCCTGCGTCGCACGCTGGCGCGCCTCGATGTGTCGTCGCGCAGCCTCTTCGCGCTGGTCGAGGCCGGCTCGTGCTTCGCCGGCACGCTGGCCGAGCTGGCTTTTGCGGCCGACCGCAGCTACATGCTCGCGCTGCCCGACGACGCCGCGCGCGCACCGAAGCTCACGCTCAACGAATTCAACTTCGGCTTCTTCCCGATGGTGAACGACCAGAGCCGCCTGCAGCGCCGCTTCTATGAAGAGACCGCGCCGCTCGAAGCTGCGCGCGCCGCCGCCGGCCAGGCGCTCGACGCCGACGAGGCCGTGAAGCTCGGCCTCGTGACCGCCGCGCCCGACGACATCGACTGGGACGACGAGATCCGCATCGCCATCGAAGAGCGCGCCGCCATGTCGCCCGACGCACTCACCGGCCTCGAAGCCAACCTGCGCTTCGCGAGCAAGGAGAACATGGCCACCCGCATTTTCGGCCGCCTCACGGCCTGGCAGAACTGGATCTTCAACCGCCCCAACGCCGTCGGCGAAAAGGGCGCATTGAAGGTCTACGGCACCGGTCAAAAAGCCGGCTTCGACTTGAACCGCGTTTGA
- a CDS encoding helix-turn-helix transcriptional regulator — protein sequence MNEHVDAVLATAPEGGPGNSNSNSAAVAGEAKNPLLVALGDRVRNLRAQRGLTRKAVALSADVSERHLANLEYGIGNASILVLQQVAGALHCSLAELVGDVTTSSPEWLLIRELLEHRSEADLRRVRVALGEMLGTASVDPARHRRIALVGLRGAGKSTLGQMLAEDLEIPFIELSREIEKLAGCSVREIHDLYGTNAYRRYERRALEEAVQIYSEVVIATPGGIVSDPATFNELLAHCTTVWLQAAPEEHMGRVAAQGDTRPMAASKEAMEDLRRILNGRAAFYSKADLSVDTSGKTLQQSFQALRAVARQSIGLV from the coding sequence ATGAACGAGCATGTAGACGCGGTGCTGGCCACCGCGCCCGAGGGCGGCCCAGGCAATAGCAATAGCAACAGCGCCGCCGTGGCCGGGGAGGCCAAGAACCCGCTGCTGGTGGCACTGGGCGACCGCGTGCGCAACCTGCGCGCGCAGCGCGGCCTCACGCGCAAGGCCGTGGCCTTGTCGGCCGACGTGTCGGAGCGCCACCTGGCGAACCTGGAATACGGCATCGGCAACGCATCGATCTTGGTGCTGCAGCAGGTGGCCGGGGCGCTGCACTGCTCGCTGGCCGAGCTGGTGGGCGACGTGACGACCAGTTCGCCCGAGTGGCTGCTGATCCGCGAACTGCTGGAGCACCGCAGCGAGGCCGACCTGCGCCGCGTGCGCGTGGCGCTCGGCGAGATGCTGGGCACGGCCTCGGTCGATCCGGCGCGGCACCGGCGCATCGCGCTCGTGGGGCTGCGCGGCGCGGGCAAGTCGACGCTGGGGCAGATGCTGGCCGAGGACCTGGAGATTCCGTTCATCGAACTGAGCCGCGAGATCGAGAAGCTCGCGGGTTGCAGCGTGCGCGAAATCCACGACCTGTACGGCACCAACGCCTACCGCCGCTACGAACGCCGCGCGCTCGAAGAAGCGGTGCAGATCTACAGCGAGGTGGTCATTGCCACGCCCGGCGGCATCGTGTCCGACCCGGCCACCTTCAACGAACTGCTGGCCCACTGCACCACCGTGTGGCTGCAGGCCGCGCCCGAGGAGCACATGGGCCGCGTGGCCGCTCAAGGCGACACCCGCCCGATGGCCGCCAGCAAGGAAGCCATGGAAGACCTGCGCCGCATCCTGAACGGGCGCGCCGCTTTCTATTCGAAGGCCGATCTGTCGGTGGACACGAGTGGGAAGACGCTGCAGCAGAGCTTCCAGGCGCTGCGCGCGGTCGCCCGCCAATCCATAGGCCTGGTCTAG
- a CDS encoding DUF4863 family protein: MSDTSTPATGKAAFHQLIAGLTAEIAGQPLDDTLDQWLNATYGAGSARFAQLRQACIGGVAEGWLCEREGGGIKYGRVFKAEDALHRFSVDVVDMQDLAGPHHTHPNGEIDLIMPLDDTPAATFDGRPAGWCVYGPGTAHRPTVAQGRALVLYLLPEGQIKFTP, from the coding sequence ATGTCCGACACCTCCACGCCCGCCACCGGCAAGGCGGCATTTCACCAGCTGATCGCCGGCCTGACCGCCGAGATCGCCGGCCAGCCGCTCGACGACACGCTGGACCAGTGGCTCAACGCCACCTACGGCGCCGGCAGCGCCCGCTTTGCGCAACTGCGCCAGGCCTGCATCGGCGGCGTTGCCGAAGGCTGGCTGTGCGAGCGCGAAGGCGGCGGCATCAAGTACGGCCGCGTGTTCAAGGCCGAAGACGCGCTGCACCGCTTCTCGGTCGACGTGGTCGACATGCAGGACCTCGCCGGCCCGCATCACACGCACCCGAACGGCGAGATCGACCTGATCATGCCGCTGGACGACACCCCCGCCGCCACCTTCGACGGACGGCCCGCGGGCTGGTGCGTCTACGGGCCCGGCACCGCACACCGCCCGACCGTGGCCCAGGGCCGCGCACTCGTCCTCTACCTGCTGCCCGAAGGGCAGATCAAGTTCACTCCATGA
- a CDS encoding 3,4-dehydroadipyl-CoA semialdehyde dehydrogenase — protein MTDLLANHVAGRWQSGTGAGTPLFDPVLGTELARVDATGLDLPEAFSFARAQGGRALRALTYRQRAGLLAAIVKVLQANRDAYYEIATANCGTVKNDSAVDIDGAIFTLGQYAKWGDALGDVRALRDGDAVKLGKEPVFQSQHLQVPTHGVALFINAFNFPSWGLWEKAAPALLSGVPVIVKPATATAWLTQRMVKDVVDAGVLPAGALSVICGGSAGLMDQLQPFDVVSFTGSAETAALIRSHPAVAERSVRVNIEADSLNSALLLPGAAPGSEAFNLLVREVVREMTVKSGQKCTAIRRILVPAEVYDTAAEAIGAKLAGVTVGNPRNENVRMGSLVSRAQLNAVRDGLDALAAQTTVLHDSSNKPLIDADPAVAACIGPVLLGARDADAAQRVHDVEVFGPVATLLPYNDLVHGIALAHRGQGSLVTSLYGSDDAALAQAALSVAPSHGRVHVITPEVAQAHTGHGNVMPMSMHGGPGRAGGGAELGGLRALDFYHRKSAVQASPGVLAALGL, from the coding sequence ATGACCGACCTTCTCGCCAACCACGTCGCCGGCCGCTGGCAAAGCGGCACGGGCGCCGGCACGCCCCTGTTCGACCCGGTGCTCGGCACCGAACTCGCGCGCGTCGACGCCACCGGCCTCGACCTGCCCGAAGCCTTCAGCTTCGCCCGCGCACAGGGCGGCCGCGCGCTGCGCGCCCTCACCTACCGCCAACGCGCCGGCCTGCTCGCAGCCATCGTGAAGGTGCTGCAGGCGAACCGCGACGCCTACTACGAGATCGCCACCGCGAACTGCGGCACGGTGAAGAACGACTCGGCCGTCGACATCGACGGCGCGATCTTCACGCTCGGCCAGTACGCGAAGTGGGGCGACGCGCTCGGCGACGTGCGTGCACTGCGCGACGGCGACGCCGTGAAGCTCGGCAAGGAGCCCGTGTTCCAGTCGCAGCACCTGCAGGTGCCGACGCACGGCGTGGCGTTGTTCATCAACGCCTTCAATTTCCCCTCGTGGGGCCTGTGGGAAAAGGCCGCGCCCGCGTTGCTGTCGGGCGTGCCCGTGATCGTGAAGCCCGCCACGGCCACCGCCTGGCTCACGCAGCGCATGGTGAAGGACGTGGTCGATGCGGGCGTGCTGCCGGCCGGCGCGCTGTCGGTCATCTGCGGCGGCTCGGCCGGTCTGATGGACCAGCTGCAGCCCTTCGACGTGGTCTCGTTCACCGGCTCGGCCGAGACGGCCGCCCTCATCCGTTCGCACCCGGCCGTGGCCGAGCGCTCGGTGCGCGTGAACATCGAGGCCGACAGCCTCAACAGCGCCCTGCTGCTGCCCGGCGCCGCGCCCGGCAGCGAGGCCTTCAACCTCCTCGTGCGCGAAGTGGTGCGCGAGATGACGGTCAAGTCGGGCCAGAAGTGCACCGCCATCCGCCGCATCCTGGTGCCGGCCGAGGTGTACGACACCGCCGCCGAAGCCATCGGCGCCAAGCTCGCGGGCGTGACCGTCGGCAACCCGCGCAACGAGAACGTGCGCATGGGTTCGCTCGTGAGCCGCGCGCAGCTGAACGCCGTGCGCGACGGCCTCGACGCCCTGGCCGCGCAGACCACCGTGCTGCACGACAGCAGCAACAAGCCCCTCATCGACGCCGACCCGGCCGTGGCCGCCTGCATCGGCCCCGTGCTGCTGGGCGCGCGCGACGCCGATGCCGCACAGCGCGTGCACGACGTGGAAGTGTTCGGCCCGGTCGCCACGCTGCTGCCCTACAACGACCTCGTGCACGGCATCGCGCTCGCACACCGGGGCCAGGGCTCACTCGTCACCTCGCTGTACGGCAGCGACGATGCCGCTCTGGCGCAGGCCGCGCTGTCGGTCGCACCGAGCCACGGCCGCGTGCACGTCATCACGCCCGAGGTCGCGCAAGCCCACACCGGCCACGGCAACGTGATGCCGATGTCGATGCACGGCGGCCCCGGCCGCGCGGGCGGCGGCGCCGAACTGGGCGGCCTGCGCGCGCTCGACTTCTATCACCGCAAGAGCGCGGTGCAGGCGAGCCCCGGCGTGCTCGCCGCCCTCGGCCTCTAG
- a CDS encoding benzoate-CoA ligase family protein has product MSSLPARFNFAEHLFALNRGRAERTAYIDDRGTLRYGQLEDRARRLAAALKAAGLRREERVLLLMLDGNDWPVSFLGCLYAGIVPVAVNTLLTPDDYAYMLDHSRAQAVLVSGALLPTLQDAMARGGHEVQTLFVSQPTGALPEGAHEFEAALAAVEPQPAPALTASDDPGFWLYSSGSTGKPKGTVHTHANLWWTAELYGKPVLGLTEDDVCFSAAKMYFAYGLGNALTFPLSVGATVVLMAERPTPDATFRRWTEHQPTVFFGAPTGFAGMLASPKLPARDAVALRMCSSAGEALPGEIAQRFKAHFGCEIIDGIGSTEMLHIFISNRPGDVRYGTTGKPVDGYEVELRGEDGHPVPDGEVGDLYIRGPSSALMYWCNREKSRDTFQGGWTKSGDKYTRDTDGYFTYAGRSDDMLKVSGIYVSPFEVEATLMQHPAVLEAAVIGKDDADGLTKTKAFVVLKDGAVVSEDELKAFVKERLAPYKYPRFLEFVSELPKTATGKIQRFRLREREKQA; this is encoded by the coding sequence ATGAGCAGCCTGCCCGCACGATTCAACTTTGCCGAACACCTGTTCGCCCTCAACCGCGGCCGCGCCGAGCGCACCGCCTACATCGACGACCGCGGCACGCTGCGCTACGGCCAACTCGAAGACCGCGCGCGGCGCCTGGCCGCCGCGTTGAAAGCCGCGGGCCTGCGCCGCGAAGAGCGCGTGCTGCTGCTCATGCTCGACGGCAACGACTGGCCCGTGAGCTTTCTGGGTTGCCTCTACGCGGGCATCGTGCCCGTGGCCGTGAACACGCTGCTCACGCCCGACGACTACGCCTACATGCTCGACCACAGCCGCGCACAGGCCGTGCTGGTGTCGGGCGCGCTGCTGCCGACCTTGCAGGATGCGATGGCGCGCGGCGGCCATGAAGTGCAGACGCTGTTCGTGTCGCAACCGACGGGCGCATTGCCCGAGGGCGCGCACGAGTTTGAAGCCGCACTCGCCGCCGTCGAGCCACAGCCCGCACCCGCGCTCACCGCGTCGGACGACCCCGGCTTCTGGCTCTATTCCTCCGGCTCCACCGGCAAGCCCAAGGGCACGGTGCACACGCACGCCAACCTGTGGTGGACCGCCGAGCTCTACGGCAAGCCCGTGCTCGGCCTCACCGAAGACGACGTGTGCTTCTCGGCCGCCAAGATGTACTTCGCGTACGGCCTGGGCAATGCGCTGACCTTCCCGCTGTCGGTCGGCGCGACCGTCGTGCTGATGGCCGAGCGCCCCACGCCCGATGCCACCTTCCGCCGCTGGACCGAACACCAACCCACCGTGTTCTTCGGCGCCCCAACCGGCTTCGCAGGCATGCTCGCGTCGCCGAAGCTGCCGGCGCGCGATGCGGTCGCACTGCGCATGTGCTCGTCGGCCGGCGAAGCGCTGCCAGGCGAGATCGCGCAGCGCTTCAAGGCGCACTTCGGCTGCGAAATCATCGACGGCATCGGCTCCACCGAGATGCTGCACATCTTTATCTCCAACCGCCCCGGCGACGTGCGCTACGGCACCACGGGCAAGCCGGTGGACGGCTACGAGGTCGAGTTGCGCGGCGAAGACGGCCACCCCGTGCCCGACGGCGAAGTGGGCGACCTGTACATCCGCGGCCCGAGCTCGGCGCTCATGTACTGGTGCAATCGTGAGAAGTCGCGCGACACCTTCCAGGGCGGCTGGACCAAGAGCGGCGACAAGTACACGCGCGACACCGACGGCTACTTCACCTATGCGGGCCGCAGCGACGACATGCTCAAGGTCAGCGGGATCTATGTGTCGCCCTTCGAGGTCGAGGCCACGCTGATGCAGCACCCCGCCGTGCTCGAGGCTGCGGTGATCGGGAAGGACGATGCGGATGGGCTGACGAAGACCAAGGCGTTCGTGGTGCTGAAGGATGGCGCTGTCGTTTCTGAGGACGAACTCAAGGCCTTCGTGAAGGAGCGGCTGGCGCCTTACAAGTACCCGCGCTTTCTGGAGTTCGTGAGCGAGCTGCCGAAGACGGCCACCGGCAAGATCCAGCGCTTTCGGTTGCGTGAACGCGAGAAGCAGGCATGA
- a CDS encoding alpha/beta fold hydrolase, translating into MSTTTFATIDWRGRPIRIECQWIAPERGADTPLIVFLHEGLGSVAMWKDFPAQVCEAAHARGLVFSRPGYGRSTPRADDEIWDVDFMHRQAHEVLPALFAALKLGDEKPWLFGHSDGGSISLLYAARFPDKVEGLVVLAPHLFVEDKTVANIEIARTAYRTTDLPAKLGRYHDSADSAFWGWNRIWLHPPFRDWNIEAELATIRCPVLAVQGIDDEYGTLAQIRDIAPRVSGTCELLEIPECGHSPHRDQPDRVIVATASFITNNRRQTP; encoded by the coding sequence ATGAGCACCACCACCTTCGCCACCATCGACTGGCGCGGCCGTCCCATCCGCATCGAGTGCCAGTGGATCGCCCCCGAGCGCGGCGCCGACACCCCGCTCATCGTCTTCCTGCACGAAGGCCTGGGCTCCGTCGCGATGTGGAAGGACTTCCCCGCCCAGGTCTGCGAAGCCGCCCACGCGCGCGGCCTCGTGTTCTCGCGCCCCGGCTACGGCCGCTCCACGCCGCGCGCCGACGACGAAATCTGGGACGTCGACTTCATGCACCGCCAGGCGCACGAGGTGCTGCCCGCGCTGTTCGCCGCACTGAAGCTCGGCGACGAGAAACCCTGGCTGTTCGGCCACAGCGACGGTGGCTCGATCTCTCTGCTGTATGCCGCGCGCTTCCCCGACAAGGTCGAAGGCCTCGTGGTGCTCGCGCCGCACCTCTTCGTGGAAGACAAGACCGTCGCGAACATCGAAATCGCGCGCACCGCGTACCGCACGACCGATCTACCCGCCAAGCTCGGCCGCTACCACGACAGCGCCGACTCGGCCTTCTGGGGCTGGAACCGCATCTGGCTGCACCCGCCCTTTCGCGACTGGAACATCGAGGCCGAGCTGGCCACCATCCGCTGCCCCGTGCTCGCGGTGCAGGGCATCGACGACGAATACGGCACGCTCGCGCAGATCCGCGACATCGCACCGCGCGTCAGTGGGACATGCGAGCTGCTCGAAATCCCTGAATGCGGGCATTCCCCGCATCGCGATCAGCCGGATCGTGTCATCGTCGCGACCGCTTCTTTCATCACCAACAACAGGAGACAGACACCATGA
- a CDS encoding ABC transporter substrate-binding protein → MTNLRTARLALTAIALAALATAAGAQGTGKLKVGLMLPYSGTYTALGVAIENGFKLYVEQQGGKLAGREIEYFKVDDESDPAKATDNVNKLIKRDNVDVIVGTVHSGVAMAMAKAAKESGTVLIVPNAGADAVTGPMCAPNIFRSSFSNWQPAFAMGEVAAKQQGKKKVMTITWKYAAGEESVNGFKEGFEKNGGKVDKQLTLPFPNVEFQALLTEIAAAKPDAVYAFFAGGGAVKFVKDYQAAGLNKTIPLYGPGFLTDGTLDAQGESAQGMLTTLHYADGLNTPRDNAFRVAYAKSFKLQPDVYAVQGYDAAQMLGVGLNATKGDISKKAEFTGAIEKAKIDSPRGTFTMSKSHNPVQDIYLRKVEGKENKLVSTAIKGLSDPARGCRM, encoded by the coding sequence ATGACGAACCTTCGCACCGCGCGCCTGGCGCTCACGGCCATCGCCCTCGCCGCACTGGCCACTGCTGCCGGCGCACAGGGCACGGGCAAGCTCAAGGTCGGCCTGATGCTGCCCTACAGCGGCACCTACACCGCCCTGGGCGTGGCCATTGAAAACGGCTTCAAGCTCTACGTGGAACAGCAGGGCGGCAAGCTCGCGGGCCGCGAGATCGAATACTTCAAGGTCGACGACGAGTCCGACCCCGCCAAGGCCACCGACAACGTCAACAAGCTCATCAAGCGCGACAACGTCGACGTGATCGTCGGCACCGTGCACTCGGGCGTGGCCATGGCCATGGCCAAGGCCGCCAAGGAAAGCGGCACCGTGCTCATCGTGCCGAACGCCGGCGCCGACGCGGTGACGGGCCCCATGTGCGCGCCCAACATCTTCCGCAGCTCGTTCAGCAACTGGCAGCCGGCTTTCGCCATGGGCGAAGTGGCGGCCAAGCAGCAGGGCAAGAAGAAGGTCATGACCATCACCTGGAAGTACGCGGCCGGCGAAGAGTCGGTCAACGGCTTCAAGGAAGGCTTCGAGAAGAACGGCGGCAAGGTCGACAAGCAGCTCACCCTGCCCTTCCCCAACGTGGAGTTCCAGGCGCTGCTGACCGAGATCGCGGCGGCCAAGCCCGATGCGGTGTACGCCTTCTTCGCAGGCGGCGGCGCGGTGAAGTTCGTCAAGGACTACCAGGCCGCGGGCCTGAACAAGACCATCCCGCTGTACGGCCCCGGCTTCCTGACCGACGGCACGCTCGACGCACAGGGCGAATCGGCGCAAGGCATGCTCACCACGCTGCACTACGCCGACGGCCTGAACACCCCGCGCGACAACGCCTTCCGCGTGGCCTATGCCAAGTCGTTCAAGCTGCAGCCCGACGTGTACGCGGTGCAGGGCTACGACGCCGCGCAGATGCTGGGCGTGGGCCTGAATGCCACCAAGGGCGACATCTCGAAGAAGGCCGAGTTCACGGGCGCGATCGAGAAGGCGAAGATCGACAGCCCGCGCGGCACCTTCACGATGAGCAAGTCGCACAACCCGGTGCAGGACATCTATCTGCGCAAGGTTGAAGGCAAGGAAAACAAGCTGGTGAGCACGGCCATCAAGGGCCTGTCTGACCCCGCTCGCGGCTGCCGGATGTAA
- a CDS encoding branched-chain amino acid ABC transporter permease — MDFGTFLVQCLNSVQYGLLLFLVASGLTLIFGIMGVINLAHGSFYMIGAYLAFSLAPLFGDQFLLMLVAGVVLAAIFGYVLEWAFFSYLYQRDHLQQVLMTYGLILVFEELRSIFVGNDVHGVKVPAWLDGSFALGNVMSYPWYRLFASAACIVLAAGLYYVVNRTRLGMMIRAGASNRDMVRGLGIDVKRLYRIVFAAGVALAALAGMIAAPMSSVYPNMGASVLIICFVLVVIGGIGSITGALVASLLVGFVDTFGKVFFADLAGIGIYLLMAIVLIWKPEGLMGRRP; from the coding sequence GTGGATTTCGGAACCTTCTTAGTGCAGTGCCTGAACTCCGTTCAGTACGGCCTGCTGCTCTTTCTCGTGGCCTCGGGGCTGACGCTGATCTTCGGGATCATGGGCGTCATCAACCTCGCGCACGGGAGCTTCTACATGATCGGCGCCTACCTGGCGTTCTCGCTGGCGCCGCTGTTCGGCGACCAGTTTCTGCTGATGCTGGTGGCCGGCGTGGTGCTGGCCGCGATCTTCGGCTACGTGCTGGAGTGGGCCTTCTTCAGCTACCTCTACCAGCGCGACCACCTGCAGCAGGTGCTCATGACCTACGGGCTCATCCTGGTGTTCGAGGAACTGCGCTCCATCTTCGTGGGCAACGACGTGCACGGCGTGAAGGTGCCCGCGTGGCTCGACGGCAGCTTCGCGCTGGGCAACGTCATGAGCTACCCGTGGTATCGCCTCTTTGCCTCGGCCGCCTGCATCGTGCTGGCCGCGGGCCTGTACTACGTGGTGAACCGCACGCGCCTGGGCATGATGATCCGCGCCGGCGCGAGCAACCGCGACATGGTGCGCGGCCTGGGCATCGACGTGAAGCGGCTGTACCGCATCGTGTTCGCGGCCGGCGTGGCGCTGGCGGCACTGGCCGGCATGATCGCCGCGCCGATGTCCTCGGTGTACCCGAACATGGGCGCGAGCGTGCTCATCATCTGCTTCGTGCTGGTGGTGATCGGCGGCATCGGCTCGATCACCGGGGCGCTCGTGGCCTCGCTGCTGGTGGGCTTCGTCGACACCTTCGGCAAGGTGTTCTTCGCCGACCTGGCGGGCATCGGCATCTACCTGCTGATGGCCATCGTGCTGATCTGGAAGCCCGAAGGCTTGATGGGGAGGCGGCCATGA
- a CDS encoding branched-chain amino acid ABC transporter permease yields MSPVVASVSAPSSPRRGAFVVPVGCAIALAVAGPLLGNYASDFIVKVMILSIFALSLELLVGMTGLVSLGHAAFYGIGAYVTVLASGNEGGNFAVLLVLSMGAAALYALFVGALSLRTRGVYFIMVTLAFAQMAFFVFHDTKVGGGSDGIYLYVRPALGALDMENRSVLFYVVLASLVFTYGLLALVRRSRFGAALAGIRVNEQRMRAAGFPVYGYKLAAFVLAGALAGLAGFLLASRDGVVNPELMAWHNSGEVLLMVILGGLGHLRGAVIGAVAFTLLKEIFSTHAVMGPLADHWQLTLGIAIIVFVALLPKGLIGLVQRLSPKGGA; encoded by the coding sequence ATGAGCCCCGTGGTTGCGTCTGTGTCTGCACCTTCGTCGCCGCGGCGTGGTGCCTTCGTCGTGCCCGTGGGGTGCGCCATCGCCCTCGCCGTGGCCGGTCCGCTGCTGGGCAACTACGCGTCGGACTTCATCGTCAAGGTGATGATCCTGTCGATCTTTGCGCTCAGCCTGGAGCTGCTGGTGGGCATGACCGGGCTCGTGAGCCTGGGCCATGCAGCCTTCTACGGCATCGGTGCGTACGTCACCGTGCTGGCCTCGGGCAACGAGGGCGGCAACTTCGCGGTGCTGCTGGTGCTGTCGATGGGCGCAGCGGCGCTGTATGCGCTGTTCGTCGGCGCGCTGAGCCTGCGCACGCGCGGCGTGTACTTCATCATGGTCACGCTGGCCTTTGCGCAGATGGCGTTCTTCGTGTTCCACGACACCAAGGTCGGCGGCGGCAGCGACGGCATCTACCTGTACGTGCGCCCGGCCCTCGGCGCGCTCGACATGGAAAACCGCAGCGTGCTGTTCTACGTGGTGCTCGCCTCGCTGGTGTTCACCTACGGCCTGCTCGCGCTGGTGCGCCGCTCGCGCTTCGGCGCGGCGCTCGCGGGCATCCGCGTGAACGAGCAGCGCATGCGCGCCGCGGGCTTCCCGGTGTACGGCTACAAGCTCGCGGCCTTCGTGCTCGCGGGCGCACTGGCCGGGCTCGCGGGCTTCCTGCTGGCCTCGCGCGACGGCGTGGTCAATCCCGAGCTGATGGCCTGGCACAACTCGGGCGAGGTGCTGCTGATGGTGATCCTGGGCGGCCTCGGCCACCTGCGCGGCGCGGTGATCGGCGCGGTCGCATTCACGCTGCTGAAGGAAATCTTCTCGACGCATGCGGTGATGGGGCCGCTGGCCGACCACTGGCAGCTGACGCTGGGCATTGCGATCATCGTGTTCGTGGCGCTGTTGCCGAAGGGATTGATCGGTTTGGTGCAGCGCCTGTCGCCGAAGGGAGGCGCATGA